The genomic DNA AAAGAGAAGACTGAGGATGAAGGGAATGAAGAAGATAACAAGACTCCTTGGAGTCGGGTGTATCTTACACGATTTGAAGTTGATGGGCTGACTAAGCTGATAGAAAGACTGAGGGATTGGCCTCAAGCTCAAAAGAATGTTCCTAAGACTTTAGAGGACCCCGAGGGAGTGTTGCAGAGATTAGAGGTTTGTGCAACGTCCAtctaaaaaatattgttttcaatgAAATGCCTATTTTTAAGCCATGACAATAAACATTAGATGTTACTTAAGTTCTCTCTTAGCTTGATATTAGCTTGTATGGGTAGAGCGTTTTTTACAGAGTAATACCATTTCTCCATTTAGGACCTTCTTGAATTACATAGGGACGATGACCCTGAGCTTGCAACTTCAGGGTTGCAACATCTGTTGCAGATTGACAAACCAGTAGTGGTAAGTAGAAATTGTGTCGTATGTGATCCAGCACCGTATGGGTTTTGCCTTGCTTAGCACTTTAGGGATCATTGCTAGCATCTGGGCAACTGCGCAGTTACCCCTCCCCTCATTCAACAAGCTTGTCATCATTTGACTGTTGTTGGcttagggaaggggtaggtgtgcaATCACGTGCATCAGTTTGTACTGGTAGAgacataaatatgttttgtttctgttttagaAAAAACCTGTAGCAAGGAAGCAAGGTCCTAGGGGACCGATGCTAGGTACAAAAGTCGGCCCAGGAATCAGACGCCGGCGCACTCGCTGCGGGCAGTGTGAAAATTGTCAACGAGAGGACTGTGGCGAGTGCCGTACATGTAAAGATATGAAGAAATTTGGAGGGGCAGGAAGGATGAAGCAATCGTGTCTTCTTAGAGCGTGCACTGACGTATGTCaagttttagttatttttgaTTAAGCGTACTAAAGTTTACTACCTTTAAACCCCGGGTAGCACTTTTGtaccaaacaggtcatcgaaTTTGACTCGGTGAACTTATGGTTAGCAGTTCAAGGTAGGAACTGGAAGGTTTGAGTTCGAGCTCTGTGAAGGCTTACTGTGGTGTATCTGTGGGCAAGAAAGACAGTTTACTCTAACATTACCCCTTTCCACTCCATTGTATGAATGTGTCTAGGAAGGAGAAACCTGGTAAAATGCAAGGGTTACCTTGTGATGGACTCGCATCTCATCTGGGAGGACATGCAAAAACTCGTAGTCGCTTCTTGCCACCTTAACTGGGACACGCGCCTGCATCTAATGAAATAGGCTCGTGGTAGAGGATTGGAAAGTTATTGTCTAGTTGTTCTCTTTTCAGCCTAACTTGCCCACTTGTGTGAAGTGTTTAATGTGCAATCAGGTCAACACGGAGGATAATCCGCTCATGGAGTGTCGTTTCTGTGGTGAGATCGTTCACCCACCTTGTCTGAAAGACATCAAAGGGCTTTGTAAGATTGTTACTGAGATCAATAACTGTTGGGAGTGTCCTAAGTGTTGCAAAGATGCAACGGTAAGTACTAATTTCAAAGTCTGCAAACTAAGAGTTTGATGAGCGATTTTCTTTGAGTGTCACTTGAACATTGTAGAgactgcttttttctttctttactttgcGGAATGAGTTGTTTAGATGACGCCCGTTTTATTTAATCATCTAGATTCTTGTAAATTCCGTGAATGATTCTTCTTTCACTTCTCTGTCTCTCCGTCTCTTTGTTCTTTTACGTTGACTCTTCTTTTCCAGTTTGTCTGATTTGATGGATCGGTCGGTCAGTTTGTCGGATGATACGTGTTCGCTCGTTTGGGAACATCCGTTCTTTACAATCAGATAATACTTGGTCATATATTTTATGACCTCTCAGTAGTATATTATATCTCTCATAGGCGACGTCTGTCGATGATCTTCCAAGTATTccagcaaagaaaagaaaggtagTGTGAATTTGTACTGCTTAATAACCCTTTGGCTCCtaacagtgactagcatctaatttctccttacaatatcacccgcAAATCAAGCCAATTACGCTCACGAGAATGATGCGAATGATCAACAACTGTTAACCCTTCAtcacaccctaatatcagtaaaggtattctccatacattccctaaggtgctttcaaggaaaatttgagtAAAAATCAACAGCTGCTTTAGCTgctgatagttttctttattctggtGACAttactgcatgattcaggggtgataatgtaaggagaaattagatgctaagcactcttagggtcaaagggtttaacaaattctccttgtgggCACCTTttgaaatgtatagagatcagtatggagaatatgcatactgatgttgtggtgtaaagggttaaaaggaaaaaggtagCACGACTGCAAGGAGATACTAAGGAGATTGTTCGTTATAATTCACGGAAACTGTTCTTAAGAGAAACAACACAAATCAAAAGAAGTAAACATACATGAAAATAAGGTTGTAGCTAACAGAAGTTTTATTTTCGAATTCTTGTAATATATCtatatatttactttttttgtctATAGGCAAGTCCAATCAAAGAGTCTGCTAAAAAGGTacagtaaatatttctttggcgCTAGTCAAATCGCTACATACACAGGGTTTCTATGAGCTTGGCTAACTTCTCAACGGAAGTTAATTGAAGGGATGCGCGTAATGAGTACTTAGATAAATTTTGATGCGACATATACTTCTCTGTTTCATTAGAAAGTAGTGAACAATTTGGAAGGAAAAATATTTGTCTAGCAGAAGTTTCTGAATGCTTTTTTCCGTGCACCCTTCAATTAAACTTGGCTAGACCATTTTGTTTATGGGAAACAAGGCTGATCGCCCCCTTAAAGCCTTGTTACACTTGATGCAATTTGCttagcttttttatttttctgttggCTGTAACATGTCAAAACACTTGTGCACGGTTTCCATTTCCTGAGACTTGCTTCTACGCAATTATACGTCGCCAACTGTTACTAAACCTTGGCGAGACCCTTCTTCATCAGATGTTGTTACATGCGTGACAAATATCAATGAAACTAGTGCGGCAGTGAAACTTACAGCCACTGTAGAAGTTACCTTGTGAAAGAGAGCGTAGGCTCTTTTACTTCCACCAAATTTTATAAGTGATTCTTCTTACCTGCTGCCATATTAGCATTCCTGGTGGTCTTTTTTAATGGTAATTTGGTGTCGAATCTTGACAATACATATTAACTGATTTGGTTTTCTATTCCCTCTATCTGTCTACCTCGAGATGTATCAATGCAAGAAGACATTAGCTCACGTTCGTATTCTCTTGATTGATAATTTAAGGATAAGTAGCAtgcatttaaaaaacaaaaacaaaacaaaaattcagaaAAGCGCTGTTCAAACTAATTGCTGCTTTGACATCGTTTCCATGACCCAAGGGCCCTTTTTGGTTCTTCGCTGTAGTGTGCTCCAACACTAAGTAGAGAGGGCGTTATGGCTCTCTCTAAAGTTCCATTCTACGCCGAATTACATGCACATGAATATGAAGGTAACGGACTAATGCCCAGTATGCGGTTGAGTCGCAATCGTTAAGAGTCTTCCTCTATAAATTTATTAAGTTCTGTAAATTTGATTGAAGCTCGCAAGGGCTATATAGTCGTCCGTACTTGTCTCTCTTTTACGTGGAAACCTTTGTAATCGTCGTAGAGTAATGTTTCGGTtgtaattttttgctttgtcGTCATCTCATTTGTCATCTAATCCATCCTGTGGAGTAAACCTTGAAATTGTGAAACGCGCCAGTTGTCATTTTGGGATGTCTACTCATCGTCCGAACTAGACTATTATTATCGGTCGCCGAGTCGCTGCACTGCGTCTCTTTCTGTGGTCCGTCGGCTTCCACGAGAAGGGGTCTAGTACGTTCGGCTAGGATTTGAAATGAAGGTTATAAAATCGTCCAATAACTCACTGTAAAACTCGTTTCCTAATCGACAGGATGACCGAGCTCCAAAAGAGAAAATCAGAAAGGTGCCTTTAAGTATgtgtatcattttcatttcgtttttgTGTTTGTCTGATCAGTGAGACATGAATTCGTTTTTTAATTGATGGCTCTCAGGCCATTAGACATGTACATCAAGCCGAACCTTCACCAAGTTTGATGACCCCTTCTCAGGGGCCGTGAATGTAACTTTTTGAAGTTTGAAAATCGCTCGCATTAACCTTCCAAGTACTCATGTGCACACGTTaaaacttcttttgttttctttcagaggAGCAAAATGGAGAGCGAGTCCTCAGACGGAGAAAGTGACGAGTTTTCTGTGAATGTTTCCGATGAAGTGACTTCACGGCCCCGCCGTCCTGTTGTAGTACCCAGACCTCCACCTGGCCCTCCGCCAGAAGTACATCCTAAACTTGTGGTTCGTCCTTGCCCAGTCTCTCCTCCTCCTCAGTCTTTCCCGCTGGACAGTGGTCAAAGTCACGTGATGGACTGTCAGCTCTGGCTTTCAGTGTTTAGCTTTCTCTCCCAACCCGAGCTCTGTCTGTGTATGCGCGTATGTCGCACCTGGAACCGCTGGTGTATGGATCGCCGTCTCTGGTCAGTGATCGATTTATCAGAAAAGAAAGTTGTGACCCCTTCGGCCCTGAGGGGGATTGTACGGCGCCAACCTTCAACTCTAAACCTGAGCTGGACAAACGTTACTTTTAAGCAACTGCAATGGCTCCTGAACCGTCTGCCGAGAATAAGAGAGCTTTATCTGAGTGGCACAACGGAAGCGACGGCGTATGCGCTTTCCACTGTCATCTGCCCTCGTTTGAAAGTCCTGGGGCTGAGCTGGTCCGTAGGAATCACTGACTCATTGATGAAAGAACTTATTTTACCTGTTTCTGACTCACTTACGGCTCCAGGGGACAACAAAAGCCCTCTTCTAAGATTATCCACTCTCTTTCTTTCCGGTAGTGACATCACTGGTTCGACTCTTCGTTTGCTGGTGCAACATTGCCTTGACTTGAAGAAGCTGGACCTGAGTTTCTGTCCCGGAATAACTGATCAAGATATTGAAAGTGTCTGTGGACAGGCATCGATAAATGAATTTCTTCTGAGTGGCTGCGCTAAGCTGTCTGATAAGTGCTTGTCCTTTTTGAGGCTCTTTCCGTCGCTTATCCGTCTTGACTTGCGCTCTTGTAATGGGGTCACTTCCGATGCCGTTCAAGAGTTTGTAAAAACTCGCAAGGATTTGCTGAAAATTCTGGAAGGAAAACTCattgtaaatatgtaaatacGACTGGCTGTTATGCCCTGCATTGGCCTAACCTCTGCTTGATCTAACTCAAAACCCAAGAACGTTTTCTTCAGATACACCAACCTTCGCATGCCCATTCGTATCGTTCCTAAGCATTCATTCCTACGTTTTCTTTGTTGGTTGTGTGTTTTTAGTATCACTTACATTTTCACTCATTAAGTTCAGTTCGACGTAGAAGGGGTTATATTACTGTAAGATGAAGACGGAGGGTTGACCGAGGGTACAACGATCTTggcgaattttttttctgttttgttttgttttattctttagcACAACAATTTGTTCAACCTAATTATTGTACTTCGAATTTTTCCTCtcaaagcattttattttccttgtacTGTAGCTTGTGTACCAGCCTGTCGTTATGCGtccattttattttcacaatgcCGGACTCATGTAAACACAGGCTATCTTTCGTCGAGAAAAACGTCCACCTCAATATTCAACTCTTACTCCTACAGAAAGTTTGCCACACGCTTATAagttaaggagaattacaaagaatgtttttgtgccTGGGAGCTTTTTCATCATCGTAAATGTTTAGGCTCAGTCATGTAATTTtgcttatttcttttaattttgtttgtttttttgtttcgcttttttcGTGAAACTCGCACAACTTTTAGTGGTTTATAAAATATCGAATTGTTACCCCTTGAACTTAAAAGAAGGTGGTTGGCTGTATTTTGAGCCTTTTCAGTAGACAAAAGACAGTTTCGGATAGTTGACAATAGTTAGGTAAACTAATACTGTTTGAGATTGAACCATACTCTTTGTCGCTTTTTTTATATCCAGGAGAAACAAACATCAAAACTAAGAGAGAAATAGTTCAGAGATGATCAGCATGAATTGGATCttctttgaaattgtttgaGACAACTGCTTCAAAAGTGGGACATATTGAGAAAGAGCAAATGAACACCAGACAACTGCATTCATCTTTTTAGCTTTGTTTTCCTAGGTGCCTATTCTTAGAGTTTTCTCTCCTCCACTGCCATGTTAGCTTGCACAATGAGTCCTTCGTCCAACAACAGCTTCATAGTAGTGGAGCCATCAGAGAGGAATAGGTGTTCGACACATTTAACGAACGTTCTAACTCCTTTTAGTTCGTGATCActggaaaatattgaaatgaaactaacaaGCTcacgcatttttatttttttgtagtttgatTACAATGTATTCCTCGTTCTATGCGGGTCTTATGACGATTGTTAAGGttttgttatttaaaagaaaaaatacgaTGGACTCGTAAGACATGCAGTTACCTAAATCCTAATGCATTTCGACCAGCTTTGttaacaattttttgaaaattgtataGTTTTAATGACAGCATTTTTTACCAGGTTACACATATAAAGTTACAATGAATTATTAAACTATAGGAATTGCGGTAAGGTTAAAAGTTTGGTTTGATGACAGTTGTACCTTGATTGAAGGAGGTTTCGCGCAAATGCAAGGTGGTTAGAGAACGTCCTCCGTCACGCGAACCAACTCAAGCCCCCCTCGTCTTTTTTATTCCACAGCAATTATCGGGCCTCGTATCACTAACAAAACGCCTTGAACAGCCTACGACGAATTTATCGAGCCATTATCATCAGTACGTCCCTGTCTTAATCAGTTGCGAACTTTCACGAGGGAGTGGATTGCAAATCAGCGTTAGCCGGCTGAAACCATTCGTGAGATCCTGTGCACGACTGACATTCATGTCACTTTCAAGCTTTGGCCTCCTACGCCGTACCGAACGTTTGtcattcataagaaaaaaatcggggtgtgtggtttgttttttcactAGCCTATGGAGTGAGCACTGATTCCCGGCTTATGGCACATGTGGAATGATTCGGAGAGGTGCTCTTCTATTTCCGGTGTCGCTCCTCATAATTAACTTTTAAATATGCATTAGTCCCTAATCCAATAACCGTAACATCTTTGGAGTTTGGGTGTTTCGATCATCGATTATTAGTCGATTAATGTTCTTTTTGGAAACTCACGTAGGAATATACCACATTCAAGTCGCAATTACAGCAAATCTGAAAAACGTAGTTCAGTTCTAAGAGAACCTAAAGAGTTGTCTAGACGTTACTCAATTGAATTGAAAACCTAAACTTACCTATCGGTTCTCGTGATGTGATGTATCGCTgaaaccactgaaaaaaataatatgacaTGGTCACGGATTCCGTTCACCGTAAACTCCATTAGGTCCTTTCATCGCTGCTCATAGATCGCTAGTTATCACCTTTCAGTTTATTATCTCTTGCCTCCTATTACATCTATTTTTACGCTCTACAGAATCGGACCTTTCCCTTCAACGAACCGTCTACGGGCCACAATCGGCTGATTACCGACAGAAGgtgtttgaaaatgaaaatatggcGAATCGCTCCCGATTAGCAATTTAAGGACATAGCcgacaatattttttttcttttctaagaaATACTAATCCTGTCACTAAGGCCCTAAGAAGTCAGAGATACATCAAAACATGCCCAATTACGTTGCCTCATTGGTCAAATTTTGAGTgattttaagattctcttcCGCTTGAGGCGGCTTGAAGTGGTTTcgtttaaacttttctttctttcgcAATTTTTCGCTATCTCCAAGTCTCACCATGGATATCAAAACCCTACTAAACAATCTTCATGAAGAGGTCTCCTGTTCTGTGTGTATGAACACATTCAATGATCCGAAAACGCTGCCATGTTTACATGCCTTTTGCCTGCATTGTTTGAACGAGATTCTTCGAACGAGTGGCCGCCACGATATCATCGCATGCCCTGAATGTCGGAAAGAGATTCAAGTTCCTAGAAGTGGAAATCTTGAGGATCTTCCAACTAACTTTCGCATCAACAGTCTCCTTGACGTGTTGGCCATCAAAGAGTGCAGTGTTACTGGAGTTAAGTGTGGAAATTGCGAAGAGAGCAGCTCCCAAAGCTTTTATTGCTTCCAATGTTGTGCTTTCTGGTGCGAGGCTAACTGCATCAGTCTTCACAATGGAATAAAAGCGAATAAGGAACACTGTGTATTAGCGCTCAAAGACTTTAAAGACcaagattttgaaaatgttttgaagcgACCGGTATTTTGTCGCA from Pocillopora verrucosa isolate sample1 chromosome 2, ASM3666991v2, whole genome shotgun sequence includes the following:
- the LOC131787566 gene encoding lysine-specific demethylase 2B-like isoform X1, which gives rise to MDWEFEGERKLRKQSRRNYNYDTDDIIEGKRTFSVEEKLNSPKFTEGDFVQKLTGDELNLKFIQENGFSFPMVIKHPDGLDMRVPREDFSVEDVKNFVGARRMVDVIDVNTQQALEMTLQQWVKYFTSPEREDIYNVISLEFSHTKLEDLVEPPKMVREMDWVNVVWPQHLIEQQRDSTNSLADMKYPKVRKYVLMSVGGCYTDFHIDFGGTSVWYHIMRGRKVFWLIPPTEKNLHLYEQWVLSGKQQNVFFGDQVEKCCRTYLEKGDTFLIPTGWIHAVFTPEDSLVFGGNFVHSYNIPGQIKISQIEDNTKVPLKFRYPFLPQIMWYAADKYVRLLEQNKKELGLKSPIKTDSKEVTFASKKKDASGLKGKTSGKRTSKKDPREVDEKASNGTHGENDEDDATETTGRRRSSRVARNEAIAKQAQENAEKKTSTKGKEEEPDTEEGKKKRGNPKRQAKEKEVKVEVNGETHDEEDDKEKTEDEGNEEDNKTPWSRVYLTRFEVDGLTKLIERLRDWPQAQKNVPKTLEDPEGVLQRLEDLLELHRDDDPELATSGLQHLLQIDKPVVKKPVARKQGPRGPMLGTKVGPGIRRRRTRCGQCENCQREDCGECRTCKDMKKFGGAGRMKQSCLLRACTDPNLPTCVKCLMCNQVNTEDNPLMECRFCGEIVHPPCLKDIKGLCKIVTEINNCWECPKCCKDATATSVDDLPSIPAKKRKASPIKESAKKDDRAPKEKIRKRSKMESESSDGESDEFSVNVSDEVTSRPRRPVVVPRPPPGPPPEVHPKLVVRPCPVSPPPQSFPLDSGQSHVMDCQLWLSVFSFLSQPELCLCMRVCRTWNRWCMDRRLWSVIDLSEKKVVTPSALRGIVRRQPSTLNLSWTNVTFKQLQWLLNRLPRIRELYLSGTTEATAYALSTVICPRLKVLGLSWSVGITDSLMKELILPVSDSLTAPGDNKSPLLRLSTLFLSGSDITGSTLRLLVQHCLDLKKLDLSFCPGITDQDIESVCGQASINEFLLSGCAKLSDKCLSFLRLFPSLIRLDLRSCNGVTSDAVQEFVKTRKDLLKILEGKLIVNM
- the LOC131787566 gene encoding lysine-specific demethylase 2B-like isoform X2, yielding MDWEFEGERKLRKQSRRNYNYDTDDIIEGKRTFSVEEKLNSPKFTEGDFVQKLTGDELNLKFIQENGFSFPMVIKHPDGLDMRVPREDFSVEDVKNFVGARRMVDVIDVNTQQALEMTLQQWVKYFTSPEREDIYNVISLEFSHTKLEDLVEPPKMVREMDWVNVVWPQHLIEQQRDSTNSLADMKYPKVRKYVLMSVGGCYTDFHIDFGGTSVWYHIMRGRKVFWLIPPTEKNLHLYEQWVLSGKQQNVFFGDQVEKCCRTYLEKGDTFLIPTGWIHAVFTPEDSLVFGGNFVHSYNIPGQIKISQIEDNTKVPLKFRYPFLPQIMWYAADKYVRLLEQNKKELGLKSPIKTDSKEVTFASKKKDASGLKGKTSGKRTSKKDPREVDEKASNGTHGENDEDDATETTGRRRSSRVARNEAIAKQAQENAEKKTSTKGKEEEPDTEEGKKKRGNPKRQAKEKEVKVEVNGETHDEEDDKEKTEDEGNEEDNKTPWSRVYLTRFEVDGLTKLIERLRDWPQAQKNVPKTLEDPEGVLQRLEDLLELHRDDDPELATSGLQHLLQIDKPVVKKPVARKQGPRGPMLGTKVGPGIRRRRTRCGQCENCQREDCGECRTCKDMKKFGGAGRMKQSCLLRACTDPNLPTCVKCLMCNQVNTEDNPLMECRFCGEIVHPPCLKDIKGLCKIVTEINNCWECPKCCKDATATSVDDLPSIPAKKRKASPIKESAKKRSKMESESSDGESDEFSVNVSDEVTSRPRRPVVVPRPPPGPPPEVHPKLVVRPCPVSPPPQSFPLDSGQSHVMDCQLWLSVFSFLSQPELCLCMRVCRTWNRWCMDRRLWSVIDLSEKKVVTPSALRGIVRRQPSTLNLSWTNVTFKQLQWLLNRLPRIRELYLSGTTEATAYALSTVICPRLKVLGLSWSVGITDSLMKELILPVSDSLTAPGDNKSPLLRLSTLFLSGSDITGSTLRLLVQHCLDLKKLDLSFCPGITDQDIESVCGQASINEFLLSGCAKLSDKCLSFLRLFPSLIRLDLRSCNGVTSDAVQEFVKTRKDLLKILEGKLIVNM